In the genome of Heterodontus francisci isolate sHetFra1 chromosome 15, sHetFra1.hap1, whole genome shotgun sequence, one region contains:
- the LOC137377904 gene encoding cis-aconitate decarboxylase-like produces the protein MFSKLQKIQPCLTAGKRWHHNISHKAFEAADLKETVTSSFGSFVSGVGADRLSDTVLQRSKRMILDNIGVGVLGSTSQVFDICLNYCQQLFAQDPVSSVYGRKGLKLSPTLVAFVNGVAAHSMDFDDTWHPATHPSGAVLPALLAAAQMLPANSKPSGLDFLLAFNVGIEIQGRLMRFSQEANNIPKRFHPPSVVGTIGSAAAIAKFLSLNPNQCVNALAIAASLSGAPMANAATQAKPIHVGNAARLGFEAALLASKGMVGNAKILDNTPGCFGFSAFYGDYEPQEIAPLEQTRFLLEDQDIAFKRFPAHLGMHWVVDAAASVRQLATANDGAFSPSMIDRIILRVPISRYINRPFPETEHEARHSFQFNACSALLDGDVSIESFSESKLQRDDLNELLNKVELQHPEDNLASFEKMYGEVVLVLKNRDVFSGKCDTFYGHWRNPLSRESLLNKFKNNASYVLEQEKIEAIIDTVENLEEVRDSSTLTSYLQ, from the exons ATGTTTTCCAAACTGCAG AAAATTCAGCCCTGTTTAACAGCTGGAAAGCGATGGCACCATAACATTTCCCACAAAG CTTTTGAAGCAGCGGATTTGAAGGAGACTGTGACAAGCAGTTTCGGCTCTTTTGTCTCCGGGGTTGGAGCTGATCGTCTCTCAGATACGGTTTTACAGAGGAGTAAACGCATGATCCTGGATAACATTGGAGTTGGGGTCCTGGGTAGCACCAGCCAAGTTTTTGATATCTGCCTCAATTACTGCCAG CAACTGTTTGCCCAAGACCCGGTCAGCTCGGTGTATGGACGCAAAGGCTTAAAACTTTCTCCTACTCTAGTTGCTTTCGTCAATGGAGTCGCG GCCCACTCGATGGATTTCGACGATACCTGGCACCCTGCCACCCATCCCTCAGGAGCTGTTCTGCCCGCCCTCCTAGCTGCTGCCCAAATGCTGCCTGCAAACTCCAAACCCAGTGGTCTTGACTTCCTGCTGGCCTTTAATGTGGGCATTGAAATTCAGGGCAGGTTAATGCGCTTCTCCCAAGAGGCGAACAATATCCCTAAAAG ATTTCACCCTCCCAGTGTGGTTGGGACAATAGGCAGTGCGGCAGCCATAGCTAAATTTCTATCACTGAACCCTAATCAGTGTGTCAATGCCCTGGCTATTGCAGCTTCACTCTCAGGGGCACCAAtggctaatgcagccactcaggcAAAACCCATCCATGTTGGCAATGCCGCACGGCTGGGCTTTGAGGCAGCTCTCCTTGCTTCTAAAGGAATGGTGGGAAATGCAAAAATTCTAGACAATACCCCTGGCTGCTTTGGATTTTCTGCTTTCTATGGTGACTATGAACCTCAGGAAATAGCACCACTTGAACAGACACGTTTTCTGCTGGAGGACCAAGACATTGCATTTAAGAGATTCCCTGCTCATCTGGGCATGCACTGGGTGGTAGATGCTGCTGCCTCAGTCAGACAGTTGGCAACTGCCAATGATGGTGCTTTTTCACCCTCTATGATTGACAGAATTATTCTCCGTGTCCCCATTTCCCGATACATCAACAGGCCATTCCCAGAGACAGAACATGAGGCTCGCCATTCCTTCCAATTTAATGCCTGCTCTGCATTGTTGGATGGTGATGTGAGCATTGAATCATTCAGTGAAAGTAAACTCCAACGAGATGATCTCAATGAGTTACTTAACAAGGTGGAGCTTCAGCATCCTGAAGATAACTTGGCCAGTTTTGAGAAGATGTATGGAGAAGTGGTTCTAGTCCTGAAGAACAGAGATGTGttcagtggaaaatgtgacaccttcTACGGACACTGGAGAAACCCACTGTCTAGAGAATCACTACTCAACAAATTCAAAAATAATGCTTCATATGTGTTGGAGCAGGAGAAAATAGAAGCAATTATCGACACAGTTGAGAACCTTGAAGAAGTGAGGGATAGTTCAACTTTAACATCTTATTTGCAATGA